The following coding sequences lie in one Streptomyces albofaciens JCM 4342 genomic window:
- a CDS encoding FtsW/RodA/SpoVE family cell cycle protein, which yields MSSTTTTTTVGTIGAPSRRNTELAMLVFAVLIPVFAYINVGLAKEGSVPAGILGYSLGLGLLAGVTHLVVRKWAPYADPLMLPIATLLNGLGLVFIWRLDQEPQITTKQLGGALAPGQMMWSTIGVALFLGVLIFLKDHRVLQRYTYISMVVALVLLIAPIFFPAKFGARIWITIPGVGSLQPGEFAKIVIAIFFAGYLMVKRDALALASRRFMGLYLPRGRDLGPILVIWALSLMILVFETDLGTSLLFFGLFVVMLYVATERTSWIVFGLLLSAGGAVAVATFESHVQTRVHNWLNPLELLNGGVTETAQAMYSFGSGGILGSGLGQGYSRLIGGIAPKSDYILATVGEEAGLAGLMAILLLYGLLIERGIRTALAARDPFGKLLAVGLSGAFALQVFVVAGGVTGLIPLTGMTMPFLAQGGSSVIANWALVALLLRISDTARRPAPAPAPSTDAEMTQVVRP from the coding sequence ATGAGCAGTACCACCACCACGACCACCGTGGGCACCATCGGTGCCCCGAGCCGCCGCAACACCGAGCTGGCCATGCTCGTCTTCGCGGTGCTCATCCCGGTCTTCGCCTACATCAACGTGGGTCTGGCCAAGGAGGGCTCGGTCCCGGCAGGCATCCTGGGCTACTCCCTCGGCCTCGGCCTGCTGGCCGGCGTCACCCACCTCGTCGTACGCAAGTGGGCCCCGTACGCCGATCCGCTGATGCTGCCCATCGCCACCCTCCTCAACGGTCTCGGCCTGGTCTTCATCTGGCGCCTCGACCAGGAGCCGCAGATCACCACCAAGCAGCTCGGCGGCGCTCTGGCCCCCGGGCAGATGATGTGGTCGACGATCGGCGTCGCCCTGTTCCTCGGTGTCCTGATCTTCCTCAAGGACCACCGTGTCCTGCAGCGCTACACCTACATCTCGATGGTCGTCGCGCTGGTCCTGCTGATCGCCCCGATCTTCTTCCCGGCCAAGTTCGGCGCCCGCATCTGGATCACCATCCCCGGTGTCGGTTCGCTGCAGCCCGGTGAGTTCGCCAAGATCGTCATCGCGATCTTCTTCGCGGGCTACCTCATGGTCAAGCGCGACGCGCTCGCGCTGGCCAGCCGCCGTTTCATGGGCCTGTACCTGCCGCGCGGCCGCGACCTCGGCCCGATCCTGGTCATCTGGGCGCTCAGCCTGATGATCCTGGTCTTCGAGACCGACCTCGGTACGTCCCTGCTCTTCTTCGGCCTGTTCGTGGTCATGCTCTACGTGGCCACCGAGCGCACCAGCTGGATCGTCTTCGGCCTGCTGCTCAGCGCCGGCGGCGCGGTCGCGGTGGCCACCTTCGAGTCGCACGTGCAGACCCGTGTGCACAACTGGCTCAACCCCCTGGAGCTGCTGAACGGCGGCGTCACCGAAACCGCCCAGGCCATGTACTCCTTCGGCTCCGGCGGCATCCTCGGCTCCGGCCTCGGCCAGGGCTACTCCCGCCTCATCGGCGGTATCGCGCCCAAGAGCGACTACATCCTCGCCACCGTCGGCGAGGAAGCCGGCCTAGCCGGTCTGATGGCGATCCTGCTGCTGTACGGCCTGCTCATCGAGCGCGGCATCCGTACGGCGCTGGCCGCCCGCGACCCGTTCGGCAAGCTGCTGGCCGTCGGCCTGTCCGGCGCCTTCGCCCTCCAGGTCTTCGTCGTCGCCGGCGGTGTCACCGGCCTGATCCCGCTGACCGGTATGACCATGCCCTTCCTCGCGCAGGGCGGCTCCTCCGTCATCGCGAACTGGGCCCTGGTCGCGCTGCTGCTGCGCATCAGCGACACCGCGCGCCGGCCCGCCCCGGCCCCCGCCCCCTCCACCGACGCCGAGATGACCCAGGTGGTCCGCCCGTGA
- a CDS encoding PP2C family protein-serine/threonine phosphatase: MSLSLRFAAGSHKGMIREGNEDSGYAGPRLLAIADGMGGQAAGEVASSEVISTLVQLDDDVPGSDILTSLGTAVQRANDQLRVMVEEDPQLEGMGTTLTALLWTGQRLGLVHVGDSRAYLLRDGVLTQITQDHTWVQRLVDEGRITEEEATTHPQRSLLMRALGSGDHVEPDLSIREVRAGDRYLICSDGLSGVVSHQTLEDTLASYQGPHETVQELIQLALRGGGPDNITCIVADVLDVDAGDTLAGRLNDTPVVVGAVAENQHQLNDPSTLQTPAARAAELGRHRDAPQGAPGGAFGPPGSGGNDVAGPPQGSFGAFTDEDFLKPERRGGRWIKRSLIIVLALAVVGGGLYAGYRWTQTQYFVGAKDDHVALYQGISQDLAWIKLNKVDEDHPEIELKYLPVYQRNQVKETIAVDNRNQAVEKVTELGNQAGACRSKEQRDAAERKAAEDRKKAEEEARKNKGKPGKPATPTPTPTTSQTPPSEEQQKLEKNCSTQQ, encoded by the coding sequence ATGAGTCTGTCACTGCGCTTCGCCGCCGGATCGCACAAGGGCATGATCCGGGAGGGCAACGAGGACTCCGGTTATGCCGGCCCCCGCCTGCTCGCCATCGCCGACGGCATGGGCGGCCAGGCCGCCGGCGAGGTCGCCTCCTCCGAGGTGATCTCCACCCTCGTCCAGCTCGACGACGACGTCCCAGGCTCCGACATCCTCACCTCCCTCGGTACGGCCGTCCAGCGCGCCAACGACCAGCTGCGCGTCATGGTCGAGGAGGACCCGCAGCTGGAGGGCATGGGCACGACCCTGACCGCCCTGCTGTGGACCGGGCAGCGGCTCGGCCTGGTGCACGTCGGCGACTCCCGCGCGTACCTGCTGCGCGACGGCGTCCTGACGCAGATCACGCAGGACCACACCTGGGTGCAGCGGCTCGTCGACGAGGGCCGCATCACCGAGGAGGAGGCCACCACCCACCCGCAGCGCTCCTTGCTGATGCGCGCGCTGGGCAGCGGTGACCACGTCGAACCGGATCTGTCGATCCGTGAGGTCCGGGCCGGCGACCGCTACCTGATCTGCTCCGACGGCCTGTCCGGCGTGGTCAGCCACCAGACCCTCGAAGACACCCTCGCCAGCTACCAGGGGCCGCACGAGACCGTGCAGGAACTGATCCAGCTGGCGCTGCGCGGCGGCGGCCCGGACAACATCACCTGCATCGTCGCGGACGTCCTGGACGTCGACGCGGGCGACACCCTCGCCGGCCGGCTCAACGACACCCCGGTCGTCGTCGGCGCGGTCGCCGAGAACCAGCACCAGCTCAACGACCCCAGCACCCTGCAGACCCCGGCCGCCCGCGCCGCCGAGCTGGGCCGCCACCGGGACGCGCCGCAGGGCGCGCCGGGCGGCGCCTTCGGCCCGCCGGGCAGCGGCGGCAACGACGTCGCGGGCCCGCCGCAGGGCTCGTTCGGCGCGTTCACCGACGAGGACTTCCTCAAGCCGGAGCGCCGCGGCGGCAGATGGATCAAGCGGTCGCTGATCATCGTGCTGGCGCTCGCCGTGGTCGGCGGCGGGCTGTACGCGGGCTACCGCTGGACGCAGACGCAGTACTTCGTCGGCGCCAAGGACGACCACGTCGCGCTGTACCAGGGCATCAGCCAGGACCTGGCCTGGATCAAGCTCAACAAGGTCGACGAGGACCACCCCGAGATCGAACTCAAGTACCTCCCCGTCTACCAGCGCAACCAGGTCAAGGAGACCATCGCGGTCGACAACCGCAACCAGGCGGTCGAGAAGGTCACCGAGCTGGGCAACCAGGCCGGTGCCTGCCGGTCCAAGGAGCAGCGGGACGCGGCCGAGCGCAAGGCGGCGGAGGACCGCAAGAAGGCCGAGGAAGAGGCCCGCAAGAACAAGGGCAAGCCCGGGAAGCCGGCAACCCCGACGCCCACTCCCACCACCAGCCAGACGCCCCCCTCCGAGGAGCAGCAGAAGCTGGAAAAGAATTGCAGCACCCAGCAGTGA
- the pknB gene encoding Stk1 family PASTA domain-containing Ser/Thr kinase, with protein MEEPRRLGGRYELGSVLGRGGMAEVYLAHDTRLGRTVAVKTLRVDLARDPSFQARFRREAQSAASLNHPSIVAVYDTGEDYVDGVSIPYIVMEYVDGSTLRELLHSGRKLLPERSLEMTIGVLQALEYSHRAGIVHRDIKPANVMLTRTGQVKVMDFGIARAMGDAGMTMTQTAAVIGTAQYLSPEQAKGEQVDARSDLYSTGCLLYELLTVRPPFVGDSPVAVAYQHVREEPQPPSAFDPEITPEMDAIVLKALVKDPDYRYQSADEMRADIEAALDGQPVAATAALGAVGYDQDQPTAMLRPQDPAGQTSMLPPMNPDDGGYGYDERPDRRRGGGGQKKKHTSTILLVIAGILVLAGAIFIGKAMFTGKNTSDDVKVPDLTGETFDQAKQRGTNAGFKVVKGGSTACENAQKDQVTKQKPAAGETVGKDETVTVTMCTGPEKVTIPDVTGLTFDKAKDDLNKKGFQDVQKTERVSDRPEGTVVDQDPKGQSEGTKKTKITLVVAKKSPTTTVPQVTGQDFNAAQKQLTDIGFQVAKNEQETSDPNQVGKVISQSPNGNTQARPGSTITLTVGKAAEQKTVPSVVGQTVKDAKKALQGAGFTNIQFANGSSQDDKARVITQDPQPNTPSDPGSTTVTLTTVGDSPSGDDDGGDDGGIFDKWWGRHKH; from the coding sequence ATGGAAGAGCCGCGTCGCCTCGGCGGCCGGTACGAGCTGGGCTCGGTGCTCGGCCGCGGCGGCATGGCCGAGGTCTACCTCGCCCATGACACCCGCCTGGGCCGCACCGTCGCCGTGAAGACACTGCGGGTGGACCTCGCCCGCGACCCGTCCTTCCAGGCCCGGTTCCGCCGTGAGGCCCAGTCGGCCGCCTCGCTGAACCACCCGTCGATCGTCGCGGTGTACGACACCGGCGAGGACTACGTCGACGGCGTCTCCATCCCGTACATCGTCATGGAGTACGTCGACGGCTCCACCCTGCGCGAACTGCTGCACTCCGGCCGCAAGCTGCTGCCCGAGCGGTCCCTGGAGATGACCATCGGCGTGCTCCAGGCGCTGGAGTACTCCCACCGGGCCGGCATCGTCCACCGCGACATCAAGCCCGCCAACGTCATGCTGACCCGCACCGGCCAGGTGAAGGTCATGGACTTCGGCATCGCCCGGGCGATGGGCGACGCCGGCATGACGATGACGCAGACCGCCGCGGTCATCGGCACGGCGCAGTACCTCTCCCCCGAGCAGGCCAAGGGCGAGCAGGTCGACGCCCGCTCGGACCTGTACTCGACCGGCTGTCTGCTCTACGAGCTGCTCACGGTCCGGCCGCCGTTCGTCGGCGACTCGCCCGTCGCCGTGGCCTACCAGCACGTACGCGAAGAGCCGCAGCCGCCGAGCGCCTTCGACCCCGAGATCACGCCCGAGATGGACGCCATCGTCCTCAAGGCCCTGGTCAAGGACCCCGACTACCGCTACCAGTCGGCGGACGAGATGCGCGCCGACATCGAGGCGGCCCTCGACGGGCAGCCCGTCGCGGCCACCGCGGCCCTCGGCGCGGTCGGTTACGACCAGGACCAGCCGACGGCGATGCTGCGCCCGCAGGACCCGGCCGGCCAGACCTCGATGCTGCCGCCGATGAACCCGGACGACGGCGGGTACGGCTACGACGAGCGGCCCGACCGGCGCCGCGGCGGTGGCGGCCAGAAGAAGAAGCACACCTCGACGATCCTGCTCGTCATCGCGGGCATCCTCGTCCTGGCCGGTGCGATCTTCATCGGCAAGGCCATGTTCACCGGCAAAAACACCAGTGACGACGTCAAGGTGCCGGACCTGACGGGCGAGACCTTCGACCAGGCCAAGCAGCGCGGCACCAACGCCGGCTTCAAGGTCGTCAAGGGCGGCAGCACCGCCTGCGAGAACGCCCAGAAGGACCAGGTCACCAAGCAGAAGCCGGCCGCCGGGGAGACGGTCGGCAAGGACGAGACGGTGACGGTGACGATGTGCACCGGGCCGGAGAAGGTCACCATTCCCGACGTCACGGGCCTGACCTTCGACAAGGCGAAGGACGACCTGAACAAGAAGGGCTTCCAGGACGTCCAGAAGACCGAGCGGGTCTCGGACCGCCCGGAGGGCACGGTCGTCGACCAGGACCCCAAGGGGCAGAGCGAGGGCACCAAGAAGACCAAGATCACCCTGGTGGTCGCCAAGAAGTCGCCGACGACCACGGTGCCGCAGGTGACCGGCCAGGACTTCAACGCGGCGCAGAAGCAGCTGACGGACATCGGCTTCCAGGTCGCCAAGAACGAGCAGGAGACCTCCGACCCGAACCAGGTCGGCAAGGTCATCTCGCAGTCCCCGAACGGCAACACGCAGGCCAGGCCCGGCTCGACGATCACCCTGACCGTCGGCAAGGCCGCCGAGCAGAAGACGGTGCCCAGCGTCGTCGGCCAGACCGTGAAGGACGCCAAGAAGGCGCTGCAGGGCGCCGGTTTCACGAACATCCAGTTCGCGAACGGCAGCTCGCAGGACGACAAGGCCCGCGTGATCACCCAGGACCCGCAGCCCAACACCCCGTCCGACCCCGGCTCCACGACGGTGACGCTCACCACGGTGGGCGATTCCCCCAGCGGGGACGACGACGGCGGTGACGACGGCGGCATATTCGACAAGTGGTGGGGCCGGCACAAGCACTGA
- a CDS encoding peptidoglycan D,D-transpeptidase FtsI family protein: MNKPLRRVAIFCGLLVLSLLIRVNWVQFVQADELKNDTNNRRVAIERYSQPRGNIIVDGKAITDSTTNDSGDFKYKRIYKDGAMWAPVTGYASQAFGSNQLEKLNDSILSGTDDKLFFSRTVDMFTGEKQKGGDVVTTLNPKAQKAAFEGLGKSKGAVAAINPETGAILALASTPSYDPSTFAGMSDKDAKAYNALQKKNNPDDPMLNRALRQTYPPGSTFKVVTAAAALENGLYTDINAKTDSPLPWYLPDTAHQPLNNEGNIPCENASLKEALRWSCNTVFGKISADLGNKKMKAEAEKFGFNDSKIDTPVRAAESVYPTDNRPQNAMAGIGQASNRATPLQMAMVTSAIANGGKLMKPYMVDKLVAPNLNVVQQHTPEAMSQPLKPENAQKLQEMMEGVVKNGTGTNGQIDGVTVGGKTGTAQHGENNKDNPYAWFISYAKTSKGTPVAVAVVIEGSDTLRGDIAGGRLAAPIAKKVMEAVLDGKK; the protein is encoded by the coding sequence GTGAACAAGCCTCTGCGCCGCGTCGCGATCTTCTGCGGCCTGCTGGTTCTCTCCCTGCTCATCCGCGTCAACTGGGTGCAGTTCGTCCAGGCCGACGAGCTGAAGAACGACACGAACAACCGGCGGGTGGCCATCGAGCGCTACAGCCAGCCGCGCGGCAACATCATCGTCGACGGCAAGGCGATCACCGACTCGACGACCAACGACAGCGGCGACTTCAAGTACAAGCGGATCTACAAGGACGGCGCGATGTGGGCGCCGGTCACCGGCTACGCGTCGCAGGCGTTCGGTTCCAACCAGCTGGAGAAGCTCAACGACAGCATCCTGTCCGGCACCGACGACAAGCTCTTCTTCAGCCGTACGGTCGACATGTTCACCGGCGAGAAGCAGAAGGGCGGCGACGTCGTCACCACCCTGAACCCCAAGGCGCAGAAGGCCGCCTTCGAGGGCCTGGGCAAGAGCAAGGGCGCGGTCGCCGCGATCAACCCGGAGACCGGCGCGATCCTCGCCCTGGCCAGCACCCCGTCGTACGACCCCTCCACCTTCGCCGGCATGTCCGACAAGGACGCCAAGGCCTACAACGCCCTCCAGAAGAAGAACAACCCGGACGACCCGATGCTCAACCGGGCGCTGCGCCAGACCTACCCGCCGGGCTCGACGTTCAAGGTCGTCACCGCCGCCGCCGCGCTGGAGAACGGCCTCTACACGGACATCAACGCCAAGACCGACTCGCCGCTGCCCTGGTACCTGCCGGACACCGCGCACCAGCCGCTGAACAACGAGGGCAACATCCCCTGCGAGAACGCCAGCCTCAAGGAAGCCCTGCGCTGGTCGTGCAACACCGTCTTCGGCAAGATCAGCGCCGATCTCGGCAACAAGAAGATGAAGGCCGAGGCGGAGAAGTTCGGCTTCAACGACTCCAAGATCGACACCCCGGTGCGGGCCGCCGAGAGCGTCTACCCCACCGACAACCGGCCGCAGAACGCGATGGCCGGCATCGGCCAGGCCTCCAACCGCGCCACCCCGCTGCAGATGGCCATGGTCACCTCGGCCATCGCCAACGGCGGCAAGCTGATGAAGCCGTACATGGTCGACAAGCTGGTGGCCCCCAACCTCAACGTCGTCCAGCAGCACACGCCGGAGGCGATGAGCCAGCCGCTCAAGCCGGAGAACGCCCAGAAGCTCCAGGAGATGATGGAGGGCGTCGTCAAGAACGGCACCGGCACCAACGGCCAGATCGACGGCGTCACCGTCGGCGGCAAGACCGGTACCGCCCAGCACGGTGAGAACAACAAGGACAACCCGTACGCCTGGTTCATCTCCTACGCCAAGACCTCCAAGGGCACGCCGGTGGCCGTCGCCGTCGTGATCGAGGGCTCGGACACGCTCCGCGGCGACATCGCGGGCGGCAGGCTGGCCGCGCCCATCGCCAAGAAGGTCATGGAGGCGGTACTCGACGGCAAGAAGTGA
- a CDS encoding class E sortase yields MTATGHDEDTGRAAEEPASAPPRRVRRRVAAVVSVIGELLITLGLILALFVAYSLWWTNVLADREAHKQGDTVRRNWAKTPTGPGALDTKDGIGFLHVPAMKNGEVLVKKGIDSDILNEGVAGYYTEPVKSALPQDKQGNFSLAAHRDGHGAKFHNIDKLKNGDAIVFESKDTWYIYKVYASLDETSKYNVDVLDEVPKESGKRKPGRYITLTTCTPVYTSTYRYIVWGELERTEKVDAKRTPPKELR; encoded by the coding sequence GTGACTGCCACCGGACACGACGAGGACACCGGCCGGGCGGCGGAGGAGCCGGCGTCCGCGCCGCCGCGCCGCGTGCGCAGGCGCGTGGCCGCCGTGGTCAGCGTCATCGGCGAGCTGCTGATCACCTTGGGGCTGATCCTGGCCCTCTTCGTCGCCTACTCGCTGTGGTGGACGAACGTCCTCGCCGACCGTGAGGCGCACAAGCAGGGCGACACGGTGCGCCGGAACTGGGCGAAGACGCCGACGGGCCCGGGCGCGCTCGACACCAAGGACGGGATCGGCTTTCTGCACGTACCGGCGATGAAGAACGGCGAGGTGCTCGTCAAGAAGGGGATCGACTCCGACATCCTCAACGAGGGCGTGGCCGGCTACTACACCGAGCCGGTGAAGTCGGCCCTGCCGCAGGACAAGCAGGGCAACTTCTCGCTCGCCGCGCACCGCGACGGGCACGGCGCCAAGTTCCACAACATCGACAAGCTCAAGAACGGCGACGCGATCGTCTTCGAGTCCAAGGACACCTGGTACATCTACAAGGTCTACGCGTCGCTGGACGAGACCTCGAAGTACAACGTGGACGTCCTGGACGAGGTCCCCAAGGAGTCCGGGAAGCGCAAGCCGGGCCGCTACATCACCCTGACGACCTGCACGCCGGTCTACACCTCCACGTACCGCTACATCGTCTGGGGCGAGCTGGAGCGCACCGAGAAGGTCGACGCCAAGCGCACCCCGCCGAAGGAACTGCGCTGA
- a CDS encoding class E sortase, whose translation MDPLPGPPPAARPRPDADRNVQGPGPGSAPSRPEAGPNATPSPSLSPPLSPSHSPSSSPSRSASASSGSPWFRPRQAATQTQATIPEPQPQPQPQSQPQSPPSPQPEAAVQPGPYEDLARPYVDRVGPHVEQANPYVEQGDPHVEQADAYIEQAGPYVEQAGPGEDQPGQPGGYDPIPDAETMALRQAEEDTGRGGPDVVSRETDASPVTPPATGGRAARRKAAQEAAKRGNRRKRRGSPSDAAVASSSGAEAASAPMSRLEARRAERARKESPGVIASRAVGEVFITLGVLMLLFVTYQLWWTNVRAQQQAGGTASNLEHEWDEGGEDRKPDAFSPGQGFAIMYIPKLDVKVPIAEGISKPAVLDRGMVGHYDKNSVKTAMPWDKQGNFAVAGHRNTHGEPFRYINRLTKGDKIVVETRSTYYTYTMESILPQTSPRNIGVIAPVPKGSGFTGPGRYLTLTTCTPEFTSTYRMIVWGKMVEERPRSKGKPDALVS comes from the coding sequence ATGGACCCGCTGCCGGGTCCCCCGCCGGCGGCGCGGCCGCGGCCGGACGCCGACCGTAACGTGCAGGGCCCCGGCCCCGGTTCTGCCCCCAGCCGTCCGGAGGCCGGGCCGAACGCCACGCCCTCCCCGTCGCTTTCCCCGCCGCTCTCCCCGTCGCACTCCCCGTCGTCCTCCCCGTCGCGTTCCGCTTCCGCGAGCAGCGGTTCGCCGTGGTTCCGCCCGCGTCAGGCGGCGACGCAGACCCAGGCGACGATTCCCGAGCCGCAGCCGCAGCCGCAGCCACAGTCACAGCCGCAGTCACCGCCCTCGCCCCAACCCGAGGCCGCGGTGCAGCCCGGTCCGTACGAGGACCTGGCCCGTCCGTACGTCGATCGGGTCGGCCCGCACGTCGAGCAGGCCAACCCCTACGTTGAGCAGGGCGACCCGCACGTCGAGCAGGCTGACGCGTACATCGAGCAGGCCGGCCCGTACGTAGAACAGGCCGGTCCGGGTGAGGATCAGCCCGGGCAGCCCGGTGGGTACGACCCGATACCCGACGCCGAGACCATGGCGCTCCGGCAGGCCGAGGAAGATACCGGCCGTGGTGGGCCGGACGTTGTTTCACGTGAAACCGACGCGTCGCCCGTCACCCCGCCCGCGACCGGCGGCCGCGCCGCCCGCCGTAAAGCCGCCCAGGAGGCCGCCAAACGCGGCAACAGGCGTAAACGGCGCGGTTCCCCGTCGGATGCCGCCGTCGCCTCCTCCTCGGGCGCTGAGGCGGCTTCCGCGCCCATGTCGCGGCTGGAGGCCCGGCGGGCCGAGCGGGCGCGCAAGGAGAGCCCCGGCGTCATCGCGAGCCGCGCCGTGGGCGAGGTGTTCATCACCCTCGGCGTCCTGATGCTGCTCTTCGTCACCTACCAGCTGTGGTGGACGAACGTCCGGGCGCAGCAGCAGGCGGGCGGCACCGCCAGCAACCTGGAGCACGAGTGGGACGAGGGCGGCGAGGACCGTAAGCCGGACGCCTTCTCGCCGGGCCAGGGCTTCGCGATCATGTATATCCCCAAGCTGGACGTGAAGGTCCCGATCGCGGAGGGCATCAGCAAGCCCGCGGTGCTGGACCGCGGCATGGTGGGCCACTACGACAAGAACAGCGTGAAGACGGCGATGCCCTGGGACAAGCAGGGCAACTTCGCCGTGGCCGGGCACCGCAACACCCACGGCGAGCCGTTCCGTTACATCAACAGGCTCACCAAGGGCGACAAGATCGTCGTCGAGACGCGCAGCACGTACTACACGTACACGATGGAGAGCATCCTCCCGCAGACCTCGCCGCGGAACATCGGGGTGATCGCCCCGGTGCCGAAGGGCTCCGGGTTCACCGGCCCCGGCCGCTACCTCACGCTCACGACCTGCACTCCGGAATTCACCAGTACCTACCGGATGATCGTCTGGGGCAAGATGGTCGAGGAGCGGCCGCGGAGCAAGGGAAAGCCGGATGCGCTCGTCAGCTGA
- a CDS encoding FHA domain-containing protein FhaB/FipA: protein MSELTLTVMRLGFLAVLWLFVIVAVQVIRSDLFGTRVTQRGAARRGGQEGRAQQRQQAAPPQQRRQEGGRGNNRQRRGAPTKLVVTEGTLTGTTVALQGQTISLGRAHDSTIVLDDDYASSRHARIYPDRDGQWIVEDLGSTNGTYLDRTRLTTPTPIPLGAPIRIGKTVIELRK, encoded by the coding sequence ATGTCAGAGCTGACCCTCACGGTCATGCGGTTGGGTTTCCTCGCCGTACTGTGGCTGTTCGTCATCGTGGCCGTCCAGGTCATCCGCAGCGACCTGTTCGGCACGCGCGTCACACAGCGCGGCGCCGCCCGCCGGGGCGGCCAGGAGGGGCGCGCTCAGCAGCGCCAGCAGGCCGCCCCGCCGCAGCAGCGCCGCCAGGAGGGCGGCCGCGGCAACAACCGTCAGCGCCGCGGGGCCCCCACAAAGCTGGTGGTCACCGAGGGCACGTTGACGGGCACGACCGTCGCCCTCCAGGGACAGACCATCTCCCTGGGCCGCGCGCACGACTCCACGATCGTGCTGGACGACGACTACGCCTCCAGCCGGCATGCCAGGATCTACCCGGACCGTGACGGCCAGTGGATCGTCGAGGACCTCGGGTCCACCAACGGCACGTATCTCGACCGGACCCGACTGACGACCCCGACACCGATTCCGCTGGGAGCCCCGATCCGCATCGGCAAGACCGTCATCGAGCTGCGGAAGTAG
- a CDS encoding FhaA domain-containing protein translates to MGVLKRFEQRLEGLVNGTFAKVFKSEVQPVEIAGALQRECDNNATIWNRDRTVVPNDFIVELSTPDYERLSPYSGQLGDELSGMVRDYAKQQRYTFMGPIKVHLEKADDLDTGLYRVRSRTLASSTSQEHPGAAAAAQRPTAPRSSPSGPGGHVGPPPMPTSPPPSRTGAPGAGAQPASDGWYQGRGGADRGAQTRRWIEINGNRHQISRPTLVLGRSTDADVRIDDPGVSRRHCEIRVGAPPTVQDLGSTNGIVVDGQHTTRATLRDGSRIVVGSTTIVYRQAEG, encoded by the coding sequence GTGGGAGTACTGAAGCGCTTCGAGCAGCGTCTCGAAGGTCTCGTCAACGGCACCTTCGCCAAGGTGTTCAAGTCCGAGGTGCAGCCCGTTGAGATCGCCGGCGCGCTCCAGCGCGAGTGCGACAACAACGCCACCATCTGGAACCGCGACCGCACGGTCGTCCCCAACGACTTCATCGTCGAACTGAGCACCCCCGACTACGAGCGGCTCAGCCCGTACAGCGGCCAGCTCGGAGACGAGCTCTCCGGCATGGTCCGCGACTACGCCAAGCAGCAGCGCTACACCTTCATGGGCCCGATCAAGGTGCACCTGGAGAAGGCCGACGACCTCGACACCGGCCTGTACCGCGTCCGCAGCCGCACCCTCGCGTCCAGCACGTCCCAGGAGCACCCGGGTGCCGCCGCCGCGGCACAGCGCCCCACCGCGCCCCGGAGCAGCCCGTCCGGTCCCGGCGGACACGTGGGCCCGCCCCCCATGCCCACCTCGCCGCCCCCGTCCCGGACAGGAGCGCCGGGCGCCGGTGCCCAGCCGGCCTCCGACGGCTGGTACCAGGGCCGGGGCGGAGCGGACCGGGGCGCGCAGACACGGCGCTGGATCGAGATCAACGGCAACCGCCACCAGATCTCCCGCCCCACGCTCGTCCTGGGCCGCAGCACCGACGCCGACGTACGCATCGACGACCCGGGAGTCTCCCGCCGGCACTGCGAGATCCGCGTCGGGGCGCCGCCGACGGTCCAGGACCTGGGTTCTACCAACGGCATCGTGGTAGACGGACAGCACACCACCCGCGCTACGCTCCGCGACGGCTCGCGGATCGTCGTGGGCAGTACCACCATCGTTTACCGGCAAGCCGAAGGGTGA